A single Saccopteryx bilineata isolate mSacBil1 chromosome 7, mSacBil1_pri_phased_curated, whole genome shotgun sequence DNA region contains:
- the DUSP5 gene encoding dual specificity protein phosphatase 5 has product MKVTSLDGRQLRKMLRKEAAARCVVLDCRPYLAFAASCVRGSLNVNLNSVVLRRARGGAVSARYVLPDEAARERLLQEGGGGVAAVVVLDQGSRHWQKLREESAARVVLTSLLACLPAGPRVYFLKGGYETFYSEYPECCVDVEPVSQEKTETERALISQCGRPVLSISYRPAYDQGGPVEILPFLYLGSAYHASKCEFLANLRITALLNVSRRTSEAGSGHLHYKWIPVEDSHTADISSHFQEAIDFIDCVREKGGKVLVHCEAGISRSPTICMAYLMKTRQFRLKDAFEYIKQRRGVVSPNFGFMGQLLQYESEILPSTPTPQAPSCQGEAASSSFLAHLQTLNPDVQGSYCTFPTSVLAPVPTHSPVSELSRSPMATATSC; this is encoded by the exons ATGAAGGTCACGTCGCTCGACGGGCGCCAGCTGCGCAAGATGCTCCGCAAGGAGGCGGCGGCGCGCTGCGTGGTGCTGGACTGCCGGCCCTACCTGGCCTTCGCCGCCTCCTGCGTGCGCGGCTCGCTCAACGTCAACCTCAACTCGGTGGTGCTGCGGCGGGCCCGCGGCGGCGCGGTGTCGGCGCGCTACGTGCTGCCCGACGAGGCGGCGCGCGAGCGGCTGCTGCAGGAGGGCGGCGGCGGCGTGGCGGCCGTGGTCGTGCTGGACCAGGGCAGCCGCCACTGGCAGAAGCTGCGGGAGGAGAGCGCCGCGCGCGTCGTGCTCACCTCGCTGCTCGCCTGCCTGCCCGCCGGCCCGCGGGTCTACTTCCTCAAAG GAGGATATGAGACTTTCTACTCGGAATATCCTGAGTGTTGCGTGGACGTAGAACCCGTTTCACAAGAGAAGACGGAGACCGAGAGAGCCCTCATCAGCCAGTGTGGGAGACCAGTGCTCAGCATCAGCTATAGGCCAGCCTACGACCAG GGTGGCCCAGTTGAAATCCTTCCGTTCCTCTACCTTGGAAGTGCCTACCATGCATCCAAGTGCGAGTTCCTCGCCAACCTGCGCATCACGGCCCTGCTGAACGTCTCGCGGCGGACCTCCGAGGCTGGCTCAGGCCACCTACACTACAAATGGATCCCCGTGGAAGACAGCCACACGGCTGACATTAGCTCCCACTTTCAAGAAGCAATAGACTTCATTG aCTGTGTCAGGGAAAAGGGAGGCAAGGTCCTGGTCCACTGTGAGGCTGGGATCTCCCGCTCCCCCACCATCTGCATGGCTTACCTCATGAAGACCAGGCAGTTTCGCCTGAAGGACGCCTTCGAGTACATCAAGCAGAGGCGGGGTGTGGTCTCACCCAACTTTGGTTTTATGGGCCAGCTCCTGCAATATGAGTCTGAGATCCTGCCTTCCACGCCCACCCCCCAGGCTCCTTCCTGCCAAGGGGAGGCAGCCAGCTCTTCGTTCCTAGCCCATTTGCAGACACTGAACCCTGACGTGCAGGGTTCCTACTGCACATTCCCTACCTCGGTGCTGGCGCCAGTGCCCACCCACTCGCCGGTCTCGGAGCTCAGCAGGAGCCCCATGGCCACAGCCACATCCTGCTAG